The Larus michahellis chromosome 12, bLarMic1.1, whole genome shotgun sequence genome contains a region encoding:
- the ROMO1 gene encoding reactive oxygen species modulator 1: MPVTVGPYGQSQPSCFDRVKMGFMMGFAVGMAAGALFGTFSCLRIGMRGRELMGGVGKTMMQSGGTFGTFMAIGMGIRC; encoded by the exons ATGCCTGTGACCGTGGGCCCATACGGGCAATCGCAGCCCAGCTGCTTTGACAGAGTAAAGATGGGTTTCATGATGGGCTTTGCAGTGGGCATGGCTGCAGGAGCGCTTTTCGGCACGTTTTCCTGCCTCAG GATTGGCATGAGAGGACGAGAGCTGATGGGTGGCGTTGGCAAAACGATGATGCAAAGCGGTGGGACGTTTGGGACATTCATGGCTATTGGTATGGGGATCCGCTGCTAA